A single Brevundimonas sp. M20 DNA region contains:
- a CDS encoding ATP-binding protein: protein MTEAVIDPDVAERTRTGMRLERCEVLNWGTFHGHVWSLDLNGDNALLTGDIGSGKSTLVDAVTTLLVPAQKIAYNKAAGAEARERDLRSYVLGYFKSERVDGGYSAKPVGLRDHKTCSVILGRFRNEAFGQDVTLAQVFWFREPQGQPSRFYVVADTQLSITEHFQNFGGDVLALKKRLRALSSVEVHDSFPPYGAAFRRRFGIHSDQALDLFHQTVSMKAVGNLTDFVRQHMLEPFDVEPRIEALIAHFEDLHRAHEAVLKAKAQIEDLQPLAKDCDQFETLTAEVLVRREAREALSPYFAGLKAGLLRIRLEGLEADLERANARAKSLLARQQDQEVQRDEVRRAIADNGGDRLETLRVEIERQTRVRDERGKRAAQYAELASSAGLPDATDADAFISNRRQLDSETSAAGEQEADLQNALTEKQIEFRKLKDSRDELTREVESLRRRRSNIPARTLAVREELCLALNLAETDIPFVGELVEVRAEERAWEGAAERVLHGFALSLLVPDDIYGDVADWVDRTHIGERLVYFRVRERRPVSSPLHPHSLVRKLAVKNDSAFYGWLEIELARRFDYACCSTLEQFRREDRAITRSGQLKAGGERHEKDDRHRLDDRTRYVLGWSNQEKIAALAKQIAALEQQSAVSGGLISQLETKRRGLAERLKKLSQLSMFDDFAGIDWRPIASEIEKLEGERRQLQEGSDALKTLTANLTEIEQDIGAIMARHKSASDEAVRLGERRRVDTEQLRIATDQEAVATDQVRDVVFPRLDRLRVEALGEHKLSIEGCDARERELRDWLQTQIDNEGRRIERVRDRIISAMRAYKDAYPLETRDVDAAIEANGEYRAMLAALLADDLPKFEARFKALLNENTIREVANFQSQLARERETIRERIERINQSLRGIAYNPGRYIVLEAEPNSDIEIRDFQQDLRACTEGALTGSDDSDYSEAKFLQVKRIIERFRGREGSAELDKRWSRKVTDVRSWFVFSASERWREDDTEHEHYADSGGKSGGQKEKLAYTVLAASLAYQFGLEVGASQSRSFHFVLIDEAFGRGSDESTRYGLELFRKLDLQLLIVTPLQKIHTIEPFVAAVGFVHNEGGRRSMLRNLSIEEYRQERLLRTA from the coding sequence ATGACTGAGGCCGTCATCGATCCCGATGTGGCGGAACGCACGCGCACAGGCATGCGCCTGGAGCGCTGCGAAGTCCTGAACTGGGGCACCTTCCACGGCCATGTCTGGTCGCTCGACCTCAATGGCGACAATGCCCTGCTCACGGGCGATATCGGCTCCGGCAAGTCCACGCTGGTCGATGCGGTAACGACCCTGCTCGTCCCTGCCCAGAAGATCGCCTACAACAAGGCCGCCGGCGCCGAGGCCCGCGAGCGCGATCTGCGCTCCTATGTGCTGGGTTATTTCAAGTCGGAGCGGGTCGACGGCGGCTATTCCGCCAAACCGGTCGGACTGCGGGACCACAAGACCTGTTCCGTCATTCTGGGCCGATTCAGGAACGAAGCCTTCGGGCAGGATGTGACCCTCGCACAGGTGTTCTGGTTTCGTGAGCCCCAAGGGCAGCCGTCACGCTTCTACGTCGTCGCCGACACGCAGCTCTCGATCACCGAGCACTTCCAGAATTTCGGCGGCGACGTCCTGGCGCTCAAGAAGCGTCTCCGCGCGCTTTCGTCCGTTGAGGTGCACGACAGTTTTCCGCCCTATGGGGCCGCGTTCCGGCGGCGGTTCGGCATCCACAGCGACCAGGCGCTGGATCTTTTTCACCAGACGGTCTCAATGAAGGCGGTGGGCAACCTCACCGATTTTGTCCGTCAGCATATGCTCGAGCCCTTCGATGTCGAACCGCGGATCGAAGCTCTGATCGCTCACTTCGAAGACCTGCATCGCGCCCACGAGGCGGTGTTGAAAGCCAAAGCGCAGATCGAAGACCTTCAGCCGCTGGCGAAAGACTGCGACCAGTTCGAGACCCTTACCGCCGAGGTGCTCGTGCGCCGGGAGGCGCGCGAGGCCTTGAGTCCGTATTTCGCAGGCCTGAAGGCGGGCCTTCTACGCATTCGCTTGGAGGGGCTGGAGGCCGATCTGGAGCGGGCGAACGCGCGCGCGAAAAGCCTTTTGGCGCGCCAACAGGATCAGGAAGTCCAGCGCGACGAGGTCAGGCGAGCCATAGCCGACAACGGCGGCGACCGCCTGGAGACGCTGCGGGTGGAGATCGAACGACAGACGCGGGTAAGGGACGAACGGGGTAAGCGGGCTGCACAGTACGCAGAACTCGCCAGCAGCGCCGGCTTGCCCGATGCGACCGACGCCGACGCTTTCATCTCCAACCGTCGGCAACTCGATAGCGAAACGAGCGCGGCAGGCGAACAGGAAGCCGATCTGCAAAACGCGCTAACCGAAAAGCAGATCGAGTTTCGCAAGCTCAAGGACAGCCGGGACGAACTGACGCGCGAGGTGGAATCCTTGCGGCGGCGGCGTTCGAATATCCCCGCGCGGACCCTAGCCGTGCGTGAGGAGCTCTGCCTGGCCCTGAACCTTGCCGAGACCGACATTCCATTTGTCGGAGAACTGGTCGAGGTCCGCGCAGAGGAGCGGGCGTGGGAAGGCGCCGCCGAGCGTGTGCTGCATGGCTTCGCCCTGTCCCTGCTCGTGCCCGATGACATTTATGGCGATGTCGCTGACTGGGTCGACCGAACCCACATCGGCGAGCGGCTAGTCTATTTCAGGGTCCGGGAGCGCCGACCGGTCTCGTCCCCGCTCCACCCGCACTCCCTGGTGCGCAAACTGGCGGTGAAGAACGACTCCGCCTTTTACGGCTGGCTCGAAATCGAACTCGCTCGTCGGTTCGATTACGCCTGTTGCTCGACCCTCGAACAGTTTCGGCGCGAGGACCGCGCCATAACGCGTTCCGGCCAGCTGAAGGCCGGCGGCGAGCGACACGAGAAAGACGATCGCCACCGGCTGGACGATCGGACACGCTACGTTCTTGGCTGGTCCAATCAAGAGAAGATCGCCGCCCTCGCCAAGCAGATCGCCGCCTTGGAGCAGCAGTCCGCTGTTTCCGGCGGGCTGATTTCGCAGCTGGAAACCAAGCGGCGTGGACTGGCCGAGCGGCTGAAAAAACTGAGCCAGTTGTCGATGTTCGACGATTTCGCCGGGATCGACTGGCGTCCGATCGCCAGCGAGATCGAAAAGCTGGAGGGCGAGCGGCGTCAGCTCCAAGAGGGGTCCGACGCCCTCAAGACTCTAACGGCGAACCTGACCGAGATCGAACAAGACATCGGGGCGATCATGGCGCGCCACAAGAGCGCGTCCGACGAGGCGGTTCGGCTCGGAGAGCGTCGACGCGTTGACACCGAGCAGCTTCGGATCGCCACCGACCAGGAGGCCGTGGCGACGGATCAGGTTCGGGACGTCGTCTTCCCGCGTCTGGACCGCCTGCGGGTTGAAGCGCTTGGCGAGCACAAGCTTTCCATTGAGGGCTGCGATGCCCGGGAGCGAGAGCTCCGCGATTGGCTGCAGACGCAGATCGACAACGAGGGACGCCGGATAGAACGGGTACGCGACCGCATCATCAGCGCGATGCGGGCCTACAAGGACGCGTATCCCCTCGAGACTAGGGATGTGGACGCCGCGATCGAGGCGAACGGCGAATACCGGGCCATGCTGGCGGCGTTGCTGGCTGATGACCTGCCGAAATTCGAGGCGCGGTTCAAGGCGCTGCTGAACGAGAACACTATCCGCGAGGTCGCCAACTTCCAGTCCCAACTAGCTCGCGAGAGGGAGACGATCCGTGAGCGCATCGAACGGATCAACCAGTCGCTTCGTGGGATCGCTTACAATCCCGGCCGTTACATCGTGCTCGAGGCCGAGCCCAACAGCGATATCGAGATCCGGGATTTCCAGCAGGATCTGCGGGCCTGCACGGAAGGCGCGCTGACCGGTTCGGACGACAGCGACTACTCGGAAGCCAAATTCCTACAGGTGAAGCGCATCATCGAGCGCTTCCGCGGGCGCGAAGGGTCAGCCGAGCTCGACAAGCGCTGGAGCCGGAAGGTCACAGACGTGCGGAGCTGGTTTGTGTTCTCGGCCTCGGAACGCTGGCGGGAGGACGATACCGAGCACGAGCATTACGCGGACTCCGGCGGCAAATCCGGCGGTCAGAAGGAGAAGCTGGCGTACACCGTGCTCGCGGCGAGCCTTGCCTATCAGTTCGGACTTGAGGTCGGCGCTTCACAGTCCCGGTCCTTCCATTTCGTGCTGATCGACGAGGCGTTCGGCCGGGGGTCGGACGAGTCGACGCGCTACGGTCTGGAACTGTTCCGGAAGTTGGACCTGCAGCTCCTGATCGTCACGCCGCTCCAGAAGATCCACACCATCGAGCCCTTCGTCGCGGCGGTCGGCTTCGTGCACAACGAGGGCGGTCGGCGCTCGATGCTCCGCAACCTGTCCATCGAAGAGTACAGGCAGGAACGCCTGCTTCGGACCGCATGA
- a CDS encoding DUF3322 domain-containing protein, translating into MTSLNPWTPPEAVEAAVLKLWAKGRILAAAVGGDDVFPLTLRIRGPESSAVAARFGEVQAWIRALEAGSRAVRGFGYDIVWREVRHRQLGRNRIPNELVVPSAAEGLKLIRKQAEAARFSSLAAATFETHTELKPWLARKPLVALEHARDWPRILAVLTWFRDHPASGLYLRQVDIPGIDTKFVEARKGLLSELLDVVLGRVPVAAAAGVPSSFEGRYGLRSKPSAIRFRLLDEETSLQGLTDISCPTEEFTRLRVNPGLVFITENDVNGLAFPNVRDAIVVFGLGYSLDRLAGAEWMQRSRLIYWGDIDTHGFAMLARLRSYFPAVESMLMDEATLLNHRALWVGEDRPFLGDLSLLTDAERQLFEDLKTNRFGERLRLEQERIAFGALLATLRTLAF; encoded by the coding sequence ATGACGTCCCTCAATCCCTGGACCCCGCCGGAGGCCGTGGAGGCTGCCGTCCTCAAGCTCTGGGCCAAGGGGCGCATCCTCGCGGCGGCCGTCGGTGGCGACGATGTCTTCCCCCTGACCTTGCGCATCCGCGGCCCTGAAAGCTCCGCCGTGGCGGCGCGCTTTGGCGAGGTTCAAGCCTGGATCCGTGCCTTGGAAGCCGGGAGCCGGGCTGTCCGGGGGTTCGGCTATGACATTGTCTGGCGAGAGGTTCGGCACCGGCAACTGGGCCGCAATCGTATTCCGAACGAACTGGTCGTGCCCAGCGCGGCCGAGGGCTTGAAGCTGATTCGGAAGCAGGCTGAAGCGGCCCGCTTCAGCAGCCTCGCGGCTGCCACCTTCGAGACCCACACCGAACTAAAGCCGTGGCTGGCGCGAAAGCCTCTTGTAGCGCTCGAACATGCTAGAGATTGGCCTCGTATCCTCGCAGTCCTGACGTGGTTCCGGGACCATCCCGCATCAGGCCTATACCTGCGTCAGGTCGATATCCCCGGCATAGACACCAAATTCGTCGAGGCTCGGAAGGGCCTGCTGAGCGAGCTTCTGGATGTCGTGCTGGGGCGTGTGCCGGTGGCGGCGGCGGCCGGCGTTCCGTCAAGTTTTGAAGGGCGCTATGGCTTGCGGAGCAAGCCCTCGGCCATCCGCTTTCGATTGCTCGACGAAGAGACCAGCCTGCAGGGCCTCACCGACATCAGCTGTCCCACAGAGGAGTTCACGCGGCTGCGAGTCAATCCGGGCCTGGTCTTCATCACCGAGAACGACGTGAACGGCCTAGCCTTTCCGAACGTTCGCGACGCCATCGTCGTCTTCGGCCTCGGGTACAGCCTCGATCGCTTGGCGGGCGCGGAGTGGATGCAGCGCTCGCGGCTTATCTACTGGGGAGATATCGATACGCACGGCTTCGCCATGCTGGCGCGCCTGCGGTCCTATTTCCCCGCAGTAGAGTCGATGCTGATGGACGAGGCCACCCTGCTCAACCATCGCGCGCTATGGGTCGGCGAAGATCGCCCCTTCTTGGGCGACCTCTCGCTGTTGACGGACGCCGAGCGCCAGCTGTTCGAGGACCTCAAGACAAACCGGTTCGGTGAACGGCTCCGTCTTGAGCAGGAACGGATCGCTTTTGGCGCTCTGCTGGCGACGCTCAGGACGCTGGCCTTCTAA
- a CDS encoding RodZ family helix-turn-helix domain-containing protein → MSSLVATPMQLVALPLAPEPQESLAGFLCRVAHWNVIHRPWDFVGGVVRWPPVVLRSEALQQLPISLGVDRAVFDRAFRQSHTPGFGSRMMIWGRRRISPASLRQSPYHRTHWQVRALRFCPESWQILIDQCPACDEYLTWFTRSVDRCQSCDADLQHAEAPYVPEEYRRELSLVAQLVTEPPPAPASIDFGPLTAPELFELIVIAGRCLRPSREVASPMQAVESLLGGLRLIQGFPTSVRELARAKANRAEHSFFRRLACHANYRQGRLKAALQALGSPRPATLGMQRLREARLAQGFMTIRELAAKLRIERADLRRLIDVGVLGERAARGRHRACDWFSSEDAGQVESFLKGRVSATAWARRMSLTVVDVRNLLSAGLLSEPSEMARVAFSGLQLDAEIAVKLESELAALATPVADLSGWIPVKQALRRWGGGYKPWAALLSAALSRYLPGGLALPEGMDLRIGDAWISQEALECLSGEAGSQGRMSVVPPDAFARYRPATLSWGEVEEVLNCYPADVARVLAMGFIRRTGSNDDANFDAASVEEFAVSYVSQLEISALAEIPSRMVGHKLRGTGLERTETGFWRRTGLSEILAALATHPVVPG, encoded by the coding sequence ATGAGTTCCCTCGTCGCCACACCGATGCAACTTGTCGCCTTGCCGTTGGCGCCTGAGCCTCAGGAGAGCTTGGCAGGCTTCCTTTGCAGGGTTGCGCATTGGAATGTCATCCATCGCCCGTGGGATTTTGTCGGCGGTGTTGTCCGCTGGCCGCCGGTTGTCCTGAGGTCCGAGGCGCTGCAGCAGCTCCCGATCAGCCTTGGCGTAGATCGGGCGGTGTTTGATCGCGCTTTCCGCCAGAGCCATACGCCAGGTTTCGGCTCTCGGATGATGATCTGGGGACGCCGACGTATCTCGCCGGCTTCTCTTCGCCAGTCACCGTATCACAGGACGCACTGGCAGGTCAGAGCGCTACGGTTCTGTCCAGAGTCCTGGCAAATTCTGATCGATCAGTGTCCTGCGTGTGATGAGTACCTGACCTGGTTCACCCGATCGGTTGACCGCTGTCAGTCCTGTGACGCCGACTTGCAGCATGCGGAGGCGCCTTACGTCCCGGAAGAGTATCGTCGCGAGCTTTCCCTCGTGGCTCAGCTTGTGACCGAACCCCCGCCTGCACCCGCATCGATTGACTTCGGCCCGCTGACAGCACCGGAACTCTTTGAACTCATTGTCATCGCAGGGCGCTGCCTTCGGCCGTCACGAGAGGTCGCTAGTCCCATGCAAGCAGTCGAAAGCCTCCTTGGCGGACTGCGCCTCATTCAGGGTTTCCCCACCTCTGTTCGAGAGCTGGCCCGGGCGAAAGCCAATCGAGCCGAACACTCCTTTTTTCGTCGGCTGGCTTGCCATGCCAACTACCGCCAAGGTCGACTGAAGGCGGCGCTTCAAGCGCTGGGCTCGCCCCGGCCGGCGACCTTAGGCATGCAGCGACTACGCGAAGCGCGGCTCGCGCAAGGCTTCATGACAATAAGGGAGTTGGCGGCAAAGCTACGGATAGAACGCGCTGACCTGCGACGGTTGATCGATGTCGGCGTGCTGGGTGAACGAGCCGCCCGAGGGCGCCACCGCGCCTGTGACTGGTTTTCCTCGGAGGACGCGGGCCAAGTGGAAAGCTTTCTGAAGGGACGCGTATCGGCGACCGCTTGGGCCCGGCGCATGAGTTTAACCGTGGTCGATGTCCGCAATCTGCTCAGCGCCGGTTTGCTTTCCGAACCTTCAGAGATGGCGAGGGTGGCCTTCTCAGGCCTGCAGCTAGATGCCGAGATAGCGGTAAAGCTTGAGAGCGAGTTGGCGGCGCTGGCGACGCCGGTCGCGGACTTGTCCGGATGGATACCGGTCAAGCAAGCATTGCGGCGCTGGGGAGGGGGATACAAGCCTTGGGCGGCGCTCCTTTCTGCTGCGCTTTCTCGCTACCTGCCGGGCGGGCTAGCTTTGCCTGAAGGGATGGACCTCCGGATCGGCGACGCTTGGATCTCCCAAGAGGCGCTAGAATGCTTGTCGGGTGAGGCGGGCAGCCAAGGACGAATGTCTGTCGTCCCTCCTGACGCGTTCGCGCGTTATCGGCCCGCCACGCTCTCTTGGGGCGAGGTCGAAGAGGTTCTGAACTGTTACCCCGCCGATGTGGCGCGGGTGCTGGCCATGGGATTCATCCGACGGACGGGGTCGAACGACGACGCCAATTTTGATGCGGCATCGGTCGAGGAGTTTGCAGTCTCTTACGTTAGCCAGTTGGAGATCTCTGCCCTAGCTGAAATCCCTTCGCGGATGGTGGGCCACAAGTTGCGCGGGACTGGACTGGAGCGCACGGAAACGGGCTTCTGGCGACGGACGGGGCTCTCGGAAATTCTGGCGGCCCTTGCAACTCACCCGGTCGTTCCAGGCTAA
- a CDS encoding TniB family NTP-binding protein produces the protein MTAENSPQDAADPDALFTRERTTSEVNQLVAHRISIFRRIFIPYPRHTEFHARCDYLLELGQLTKGEPQRGMRVLAPSGSGKTTAAKAFIELVEQRLPPKPNFIPVLHVSLDRAATPKKLYTSILLKFGDGFGHRGTELELRERLLTYFDRFGCRLLFIDEVQHLNRTNSGDVTDSLKALLDEGAVPIVFLGTEDAEAMFSRNLQLNGRLVPPCDFTRLRSTVQEDARLLRGYWERLDWEIVRLGLRDHSSGLFDPDFLGALHKVSDGVIGRVSRLMEAALEISIRRAAAKIELQDVALATDRWALPQKFAAANPFWDLVP, from the coding sequence ATGACCGCCGAGAACTCGCCTCAGGACGCAGCCGACCCGGATGCTCTGTTCACGCGCGAGAGGACCACTTCTGAGGTCAACCAACTCGTGGCCCATCGCATATCGATCTTCCGCAGGATCTTCATCCCGTACCCACGACATACGGAATTCCATGCCCGATGCGATTATCTGCTGGAGCTTGGCCAGCTTACGAAAGGCGAGCCGCAACGAGGCATGCGAGTTCTCGCGCCGTCAGGCTCAGGCAAGACGACCGCCGCCAAGGCCTTCATCGAACTGGTCGAACAGCGTCTGCCGCCCAAGCCGAACTTCATACCGGTGCTTCATGTGTCTCTCGACCGCGCCGCCACACCGAAGAAGCTCTATACGTCTATTCTGCTGAAGTTCGGCGACGGGTTTGGCCATCGAGGAACGGAGTTGGAGTTGCGTGAGCGGCTCCTCACCTATTTTGACCGCTTCGGGTGCCGGCTCCTGTTCATTGACGAAGTCCAGCATCTGAATCGGACCAACTCCGGCGACGTGACCGATAGCCTGAAGGCGCTCTTGGATGAGGGCGCGGTTCCGATCGTGTTTCTCGGCACCGAAGACGCCGAGGCCATGTTCAGCCGAAATCTCCAACTGAACGGCCGGCTCGTTCCGCCGTGCGACTTCACACGCCTGCGATCTACCGTGCAGGAGGACGCGCGGCTGCTCCGAGGTTACTGGGAACGGCTGGATTGGGAGATCGTCCGTTTGGGTCTTCGTGACCACTCCAGTGGGCTGTTCGATCCCGATTTCTTGGGCGCGCTTCATAAAGTGTCCGACGGCGTGATCGGCCGGGTGTCGAGGTTGATGGAAGCGGCGCTTGAGATTTCGATCCGGCGTGCAGCCGCGAAGATCGAGCTGCAAGATGTAGCCTTGGCGACGGATCGTTGGGCGCTTCCTCAGAAGTTCGCGGCAGCAAATCCCTTCTGGGATTTGGTGCCATGA
- a CDS encoding Mu transposase C-terminal domain-containing protein has translation MTIQFQKGERWTLDGTPILFDQTLTHGLLLFLHESNLSPLQIEDDDGFRTPDTRWALETYAAGRLVRRPVNERSVARRLAQEREYDPATIRKLDPQARLRLFVLRKIDELGLTTASERSIEWALLRIWREEPEAPELGKRPSARSVIRWLERGEPGRRTIKESLSMSGRVPRRPRVDAQIEVLLNHGVTRYWRSPSMSIETAYAKFACRVMRLNRWRERAGIEPLVRPVSETFRLRIRATESYETYALKYGAKKAKSRFKAVAGMMTAQRRLQLGCMDHTSWDAIAVFDSEWMLPIGTPWLTVLIDVRSRCVVGFVLGFEPPSTYSVMECLKRAGMPKTRFLDDKGPARKLVNVFGRFDQIVVDNGKEFAGVSFEDAFADLGTTLRLAPVASPTHKAIVERFFATLNNLITRQLPGARLPIHVMRELGYDPAASAVLTVEQMEDLIWEAIRFYHIEVHSSAGLPPGAIWQQDAERFGIPVHDDLRQIDKMLGMVAEGRQLNRSGVNIHGLSYHDPAVVQGLLNDLAGTAPVRRQRRSGSASCQVKVKFNPANIAEIHVWHHLERRYHTLPCTEERYAQGMSLWHHRKLAQWAFQAGLAFSTEADRLEARARLAARVQQLVPDVLIRKRRSVARVLQKPKQQHLTGVVEMRFAASRHDGMAPIVEQTPLAFSRTDEGLASKRPPRPPAKKKVLPRPSSPDPGPPAQADGGSGGEGLGWEPFK, from the coding sequence ATGACCATCCAGTTCCAGAAGGGCGAACGATGGACCCTAGACGGGACTCCGATCCTGTTCGATCAAACCCTGACCCACGGCCTTCTCCTTTTCCTCCACGAAAGTAATCTTTCGCCGCTGCAGATCGAGGACGACGATGGGTTCCGGACCCCGGACACGCGATGGGCGCTAGAAACCTACGCGGCTGGCCGGTTGGTTCGCCGGCCCGTGAACGAACGATCAGTCGCGCGGCGCCTTGCACAAGAGCGAGAGTATGATCCCGCTACGATCAGGAAGTTGGACCCACAGGCGAGGCTTCGGCTGTTTGTCCTGAGAAAGATCGACGAACTCGGACTGACCACAGCCAGCGAGCGCTCAATCGAGTGGGCTTTGCTGCGGATTTGGCGAGAAGAGCCAGAGGCACCCGAGCTTGGAAAAAGACCTTCTGCGCGCAGCGTAATCAGGTGGCTTGAACGCGGCGAACCCGGCCGACGCACGATCAAGGAATCGCTTTCCATGAGCGGTCGGGTGCCGCGGCGACCAAGGGTCGATGCCCAGATTGAGGTGCTGCTCAACCACGGTGTAACGCGCTACTGGCGCTCACCATCGATGAGCATTGAGACGGCATATGCAAAGTTCGCTTGCCGAGTGATGCGCCTCAACCGGTGGCGAGAACGCGCTGGGATTGAACCCTTGGTTAGGCCTGTATCGGAGACGTTTCGCCTGCGTATCCGAGCGACTGAATCCTACGAGACTTACGCTCTGAAGTACGGAGCCAAGAAGGCCAAGAGCCGGTTCAAAGCGGTCGCAGGAATGATGACCGCCCAGCGGCGCCTGCAACTGGGCTGCATGGACCACACCTCATGGGATGCGATCGCAGTCTTTGATTCCGAGTGGATGCTGCCGATCGGAACCCCATGGCTGACCGTTTTGATCGACGTTCGCTCCCGGTGTGTGGTGGGGTTCGTCCTGGGCTTTGAACCTCCGTCGACCTATTCGGTCATGGAGTGCTTGAAGCGCGCCGGCATGCCCAAGACCCGCTTCCTGGACGACAAAGGCCCGGCGCGGAAGCTGGTGAATGTGTTCGGCCGCTTCGATCAGATCGTCGTCGACAACGGTAAGGAATTCGCCGGCGTCTCCTTCGAAGACGCGTTTGCGGATTTGGGCACCACATTGCGTCTCGCACCGGTCGCCTCTCCCACGCACAAGGCAATCGTGGAACGGTTCTTCGCCACTCTGAACAACCTCATCACGCGACAGCTTCCCGGCGCCCGACTGCCGATCCACGTGATGAGGGAACTTGGCTACGACCCCGCAGCTTCAGCCGTTCTTACGGTCGAGCAGATGGAAGACCTGATCTGGGAAGCCATCCGCTTCTATCACATCGAGGTTCACTCGAGCGCCGGGCTGCCGCCCGGCGCAATCTGGCAACAGGACGCCGAGCGGTTCGGCATCCCGGTTCATGACGACCTCCGCCAGATCGACAAGATGCTGGGGATGGTCGCGGAGGGCAGGCAACTCAACCGTTCCGGCGTCAATATTCATGGGCTGAGCTATCATGATCCTGCCGTCGTTCAGGGATTACTGAATGACCTCGCAGGTACGGCCCCGGTGCGAAGGCAGCGCCGGTCTGGATCCGCCAGCTGCCAGGTGAAGGTGAAATTCAATCCGGCGAACATCGCCGAGATCCATGTGTGGCATCACCTGGAGCGCCGATACCACACGCTGCCCTGTACCGAGGAGCGCTACGCCCAAGGCATGTCCCTTTGGCACCATCGCAAGCTCGCTCAGTGGGCGTTCCAAGCGGGGCTGGCCTTCTCCACCGAGGCGGATCGGCTTGAGGCGCGAGCTCGGTTGGCGGCAAGAGTGCAGCAACTCGTTCCAGATGTCCTGATCAGGAAGCGCCGATCTGTCGCGCGGGTGCTCCAAAAGCCAAAGCAACAACACCTGACCGGGGTGGTCGAGATGCGGTTCGCTGCTTCCCGGCACGATGGAATGGCGCCCATCGTGGAGCAGACCCCGCTGGCCTTCTCACGGACGGATGAGGGGCTGGCGTCAAAGCGACCTCCTCGTCCTCCAGCGAAGAAGAAGGTCCTGCCGCGTCCGTCTTCGCCGGACCCGGGCCCCCCAGCGCAAGCGGATGGCGGAAGCGGCGGAGAGGGTCTGGGCTGGGAGCCGTTCAAATGA
- a CDS encoding TnsA endonuclease N-terminal domain-containing protein yields the protein MGAVEGALADPAHREYVVAGRVVLSVDGRPLRTIITGRRTLVTGAYASRKAGRAQVFESMVEHDFFMLCEVDTKVVDYRAQPFRFEFALAGRWRTYIADCVRLMDDGVIEVVELKSDRRYLDDPDYRAKLEGVRQLCDLLGWRFSVVLRRHLDKCPIRKRNIELVQQDRLTALDDGHIYQVVEALAGGAASFEDIVYALGCGQKGGAILRGMMVARIVEIDLVRPLSGESVVRLLRFGAGAGQ from the coding sequence ATGGGTGCCGTGGAAGGTGCGTTGGCGGATCCTGCACATCGCGAATACGTCGTGGCGGGACGCGTCGTCTTGTCTGTCGACGGGCGGCCGCTTCGAACCATCATCACCGGCCGGCGCACTTTGGTCACCGGCGCTTACGCCAGCCGCAAGGCCGGGCGTGCTCAGGTGTTCGAGAGCATGGTGGAGCATGACTTCTTCATGCTGTGCGAGGTCGACACCAAGGTCGTCGACTACCGCGCCCAACCGTTCCGGTTCGAGTTCGCGCTTGCGGGGCGCTGGCGCACCTACATCGCCGACTGCGTCAGGCTGATGGATGACGGCGTCATCGAGGTTGTCGAACTGAAAAGCGATCGAAGATACCTCGACGATCCTGACTATCGGGCAAAGCTGGAGGGCGTGCGTCAGCTCTGCGACCTCCTGGGCTGGCGGTTTTCCGTCGTGCTCCGGCGGCACCTCGACAAATGCCCGATACGGAAGCGGAACATCGAACTGGTCCAGCAGGACCGGCTGACCGCCCTCGATGACGGGCACATCTACCAGGTCGTTGAGGCATTGGCCGGGGGGGCGGCCTCCTTTGAAGATATCGTTTACGCCTTGGGGTGCGGCCAGAAGGGCGGCGCGATACTGCGCGGCATGATGGTCGCCAGGATCGTTGAGATCGATCTGGTGCGCCCGTTGAGCGGCGAAAGCGTCGTGCGCCTCCTTCGCTTCGGAGCGGGGGCAGGGCAATGA
- a CDS encoding helix-turn-helix domain-containing protein: protein MAKRDLTLSDIARQLQVAPSSVTIVSQGLRRSRRIELALATAVGSTPEKLWPRRYALEAREAKMPAP, encoded by the coding sequence TTGGCGAAGCGCGATCTGACGCTGTCGGATATTGCGCGTCAGCTGCAGGTCGCGCCCAGTTCCGTCACGATCGTAAGCCAAGGCTTGCGTAGGTCGCGCCGGATTGAACTCGCGCTGGCCACCGCCGTTGGCTCGACCCCGGAAAAGCTGTGGCCGCGGCGCTATGCGCTCGAGGCAAGGGAGGCAAAGATGCCGGCTCCCTGA